One region of Penaeus vannamei isolate JL-2024 chromosome 36, ASM4276789v1, whole genome shotgun sequence genomic DNA includes:
- the Nubpl gene encoding iron-sulfur cluster transfer protein NUBPL, which translates to MISNITHRALSRVNGKSRDLFLNFRYFSSHGDPFGIHAKKGQVTERQKNLMARSLPKRSKIPNVENVIVVASGKGGVGKSTTSVNVALALSEVDRAGAVGLLDMDVFGPSIPRMMNLTGAPELDKDDNMIPLSNYGIKCMSMGFLVEEKAAVVWRGPMVMSAVQRLLLRTAWGKLKYLVLDMPPGTGDTQLSISQLISVTGAVIVSTPQDIALLDARRGAEMFRKVDIPVLGLVQNMSVFCCPKCGHEEHIFGKDGAAEMAQELDVDVLGDVPLNLQIRLGADKGQPVVLSHPTSPQARSYIHIAEKIKEKIDALRSEA; encoded by the exons CAAAAGCAGAGACTTATTCTTAAATTTCCGGTATTTTTCAAGTCATGGAGATCCGTTT ggTATCCATGCAAAGAAAGGCCAGGTAACAGAGCGACAGAAAAATTTGATGGCACGTAGTCTTCCGAAACGCTCAAAGATTCCGAACGTTGAAAATGTTATCGTAGTAGCATCAGGGAAGGGTGGAGTTGGGAAATCGACAACTTCAG TGAATGTAGCTTTGGCCCTGTCTGAAGTGGATAGAGCAGGTGCAGTTGGACTCCTGGACATGGATGTGTTTGGTCCGTCAATACCTCGCATGATGAATTTGACAGGTGCGCCTGAGCTAGATAAAG aTGATAATATGATCCCACTCTCCAATTATGGCATAAAATG TATGTCCATGGGGTTTCTGGTAGAAGAAAAGGCGGCAGTTGTGTGGAGAGGGCCAATGGTGATGTCTGCTGTGCAGAGACTGCTCCTCCGCACTGCATGGGGGAAGCTCAAGTACCTGGTGCTGGATATGCCACCTGGGACGGGTGACACACAGCTTTCCATCTCCCAGCTGATTAGCGTTACAG GTGCAGTGATAGTCTCTACCCCACAAGACATAGCTCTCCTAGATGCTCGTCGTGGTGCTGAGATGTTCAGAAAGGTTGACATTCCTGTTCTTGGTCTTGTTCAGAACATGAGTGTGTTTTGCTGCCCAAAATGTGGCCATGAGGAACACATTTTTGGGAAAGATGGAGCAGCAGAGATGGCTCAAGAACTAG ATGTTGATGTCTTAGGGGACGTACCTCTGAACCTCCAGATTCGCTTGGGGGCAGACAAAGGCCAGCCAGTCGTTTTATCCCATCCTACGAGTCCTCAG GCTCGAAGTTACATACATATAGcggagaaaattaaagaaaaaatcgaTGCTTTAAGAAGCGAAGcatga